CACAGCCTCCATCCCTGTTATACCAACGGGTGTGAGAACAAGCACACTAGAGCATGAAAACAGGATCGGGTGAAGCGGTTTGGTAAAAGTTTTGGCTGTTTTAGCAGAGTTTAAAAGACTCACCGAAGACTCGCTGTCTCGAACCAGGAAGTCTCCCCCTACACCCCTCTCGTTGAGGGCACACTCGGCCTGGTGCCGTGTGATGTTGCCGTAGTACCAGTCCTTCCCGGCGAACTTCCCCGTGCGCGAGGGTCCCGTGTAGGTCTCACCGATATGCTGGGTGTGGTGAGAAGGGCCACCAGGCGCCGGCCCGTCGCTCAGGACCACCACGTAGTTCTTTGGCACCAGGCCCACTTGTCCCCGGCTGTTTTTGCATTTCCACCACTCCGGATCATTCTCTGGCTTCTCCAGCACCTCCATGGTCTCGCCCTTCTCAAAGTTCAGCTCCTCGTCCGTCACCGAGCTGAACGGGTAGAGCGTCTGCACCGTGTGGAGGACTGTGGGCCCCCGGCTCCCGTTGCTGAGACCCATACCCCTCGGTAGTCGCTGTGTGCCCGGGTACTTTCCGGCCAGTTGGTGCTCGCCAGCCGCCTCCTCCCCACCCTCCTCCTGAACGTAGTTGGACGGGAACCAGCCGACCTGGCCGGCGTAGCTGCCCCGCCACCAGCCATCGCTGCACTTCTCCATGACGACCACGCGGGTGCCCTTCACCAGCGTCAGCTCGTCCTCGCGGTCAGCAGCGTAGGCGAACTTTACGAGGGCTGGGACGTCCAGATCGTAGATGCGCTCCGCCCCTCCGCTCCCCCCGCCGCCGTTAGATGGGTACTCGGCATCGGTGCTTGGCGTGGGGGAGGCATCGCGCGTACTTGTCTTTCGCTTCGTCTTCCCAAGgcctgagtaaaaaaaaaaaaggagaattgACAGAATGAGGGACTGAAAGATGGCAAAATAGTTCCCGCCAACTTGGGTCACGACCTTCCCTTAAATTTCCTGATTAGCTGTACCATTCAAACAACGCATGGGTGAAGTGACTGCCATTACAATAGTCACAAGAGCAGCAGGAAAGAGAAGGTTCCTTGAGCGTCAGGCTCAAAGTGACCAAATGTTGTGATGCTACGCTACAGGCATCTCCAAGATGGCAGGTCTTGTGGTGTGTCCCTGGTATGCGGTCCATCTCGTCCTGTCACACAAAAGACGTATTGCAGCATGCCGGGTGCTGGGGTGTGAGCCCTGCTCATCACCTACAAAAGGCATGCGAGCATCAGAAATGGACAGATGGACCGTGAAAGATGGTGGCTTGATTTGATGACAAACATCTTCAGGAGCGGTTGAGAAACTTTCATTCAAGGCCATGTTTCAAATTTGATTTGTCACATACAAGGTATGATATGATTGCAATGCTTTAAGCAGTGATGCTAAATGCCACAATGCCACAAATTCCaatcaaaaatatgaatgagcacatgtggagttatgtacttaacaaaaggtggagacctggcctccacagtcaccggacctgaacccaatccagatggtttggggtgagctggaccaacaagtgctaaacacctctgggaactcctgttggaaaagcatttcaggtgatgacctcttgaagctcatcgagagaatgccaagagtgttcaaagcagtaatcagagcaaagaaactagaatataaaacatgtttttagttatttcgcctttttttgttaagtacataactccacatgtgttcattcatagttttgatgccttcagtgagaatctaccatgtaaatggtcatgaaaataaagaaaacacattgagtgagaaggtgtgtccaaacttatgcctgtactgaatTTCAATTTTGCCAATACTGACTGAAATATTACCCCCTTTACATGCATGTGAGGTTATTATTTTCGAATGAGCTGTTCTCTGTAAAACAGCTTTGGTATTGGAGAGACATCTGTGAATTCACACAAGCCTCCACTGATTTCAATTTGATCAAAAGATTTATAGcacagtaataaaatatatttatgccTTTTAACATAAATTGTGTAATGGGGGCGTGCAGTTAGACAcaagacagttttttttttgttcataatcGGACGATCAGATGATGCGTAAAACAGCAGGAAGGGTAAGAATGGCTTTGGTGTCTGTCGTTGGTGACTAGACCACAGGTGTCCCGCTGGCTGTCCTGCTAAGAAACAATATACGGGCGATCAGGGCTCCGCTACATTTATCTGAGATCCGGTGCGCCATCATTATCCACCGCGTCGTATGTTCCTGTCCGTCTCGGTGATAGATCCAAACATATTAACATttatgctaaaaaaataaataaaaaggttgttAGTTGTATCAGCGTgtagtttgcatgttctccctgtaTTGGTCTCCTCCGGGTTCTCTGCTTTTCTTTCTGCATTCTGCATTTCTTTctaaattgtctgtaggtgtgggtttgtgagtgagtggcgtgtgtgtgagccCTGCAGTGGGCTGCGTGAGTCTCCTGTGGGAAATCAGGTCCAGAGCTACAGACCACCACACTGACCAAACACAGTGGGGGACACGAAGACCTGATCTGCTGCTACCGACACTGGTCCCTCAGACTCTTTATCACTCCGGTCGGGCAGCAAACAATCCTGCCTTAACACTTTGTACCCTTTAGTCCGAAGGTCCGTGAGGGAACGTGCCTTTCAGGCCACATCCTGGCCCGCTGCCACGCCGACTCATGAATTATTAACCTGCGTGTGCACCCGGTCTCACATGGGTGTTTGGACACATGCAGTCCAAACTGTCACAACGTCTCAGGCCTGCAAACCAAGCCGACGCCCAATCAACGAGCCCGTTTAATGGAATGTCTCGGCCTGAATCCCGTCTGGTGCAGCAccttaataaatgttattaagCGTTAAGTGCtgggtggtgttgaggttcaGTTAAAAGCAGGTATAGGAATGCTTTTATGTAATcatgaattattttttgttgtctGCACACCGTAATTCAGTCAAGTGAAGTCTTCATGTCCGTTAGTGATTCGttttgatattatttatttgacagGTTAAATTAGAAGATGAGgaggacaaaaataaaaaaaaaggtttatcgCTGCATTAAAGAAGGCCAGCCATTGATTTTAGGGAGGCAGTGACCTGTCGAGGTATCACAGGCCCTGCGGAATCACAGGATTTCGGCAAATTCCAGCACTTAGCTCCTGTCACGAACCCCCCCCCATTCCGCCTTCATGAGCCACCCGGGACGTGAAGAGCAGATGACGGGGGGGCAGCGCCGCTGTTTCTCTATTTATAGGATTTCTTCAGGAGAAAAAAGAGAACTGCGGCTTGACAGACTTTGAGGTTTTAACCACGCGTCGGTATGTAGGACGCAGGCGGAAGTGGGGGAcctgagaggaagaaagagagatttACGGGGCCGCGGTGACAGAGCCGTACCTGCCCGctgacagccaatcagcacgTCTTTCATGTGAATACCGCAGGAAACTTTGGAGGTGATCGAGGATGCAGAAAGCTACTGTCGCGGCATAAAGACAGTGGCCTACATCCCCAAACTTTaaaggtgtttttttcttcttgtttcttTAAATAGGGGAACACGGGGTGATGGTGGGGATGGGGTGAAGTACGAAAGATCATAGGCACCATAAATGGaatttagatagatagatagatagatagatagatagatagatagatagatagatagatagatagatagatagatagatagatagatagatacggCAACACGGCTGGCTGGCAAAACCATTTGCTGATACTCCCTTTTTTGTCTAAATGTACAGATGTACTATaggaaaaaaatgtcatatatacagtacagtaatatAACACgatttcattttccagagagaGGGTGTGTTTTTGGGGGACGAGTCTCCGTGGGGTCATAGTGGAGGCAGCGTGGGTCCCCTGAATCTGCTGAGGTAAGAGGGTTTCTTACCCCGTCTCTCTCCCACTCTTCCCCCTCCAATGCATGTTTGTGTCCATGTGATCCCAGTGAACTTAGTGAGAACAGATTGACTGTTGAGGTTGTCAGGCTGGTTGGTGTGCTGTTATGTTATCTTTGGATGTGGGGTGGGGGACAGAAcaagcatgcaaacacacacacacacacacacacactttcaggcACACCCTGTAGTAGCAAACTAATAATGCTACTCTATCCCTAATGATTCCAAGTGTCACAATAAAACTGGTTTCTGGTATCTGCTTTCTAATTGGACCGTGGTTCAGCCCTGAAGCAGGAAGTAGGGAAGGCCCGGTAACTTGTATCCATGAAATAACGGGGTCGTATTTCATTCTGGCAACAGAGCCATAAACTGTGCTTCCTTCTCAATTGCACACTCCTCTTTAAGTGGGAGAGGAATTATAAAACGGACACACAGGGCCCATTCCAAGCTCCCTGACTTTTTAAAGgtttgattttcctttttttgtaagtttttttCTGAGCAATCCCGTAAAATTTGATTTCAGCATGCACAGGAGGTCTGTACTGAACAGCACCCAGCGAGCGAAAAAATCTGAAGATTAATATCGCACACAATGTTATCTGCTTTCTGGGAACTTGTTTTCTAAAAATGAGTCTCTCCATGGAGGTTTTTTCACTGCTTCTCTTATTGTGCTGAACACAAAACAGCTTTAAAGAGGAGCGGAGTTTTTTCCTGTCGTGTTGCGATTCGTCCACACTCTTAGCAATAAACTCATTTGATTCTTCAAATACGGCCAAACACACAGCACCTATAACTAAGCGTCATTTCACCAAGAACCAGATTTAAACTATATTGTATatactgttttatactgttgggAATCAAACTCCTTTCATGTGTCACATACTTGGCCCATAAATGTCCTCGAAGTCACTGTCTAAATGCTAAACTTGGCCCTTTATTGCATAAATGACaccaatatgtgtatatatgtattttcacAAAGTTTAAAGTTTTTCATTAGAACCAAGTCGTACGCCTCCATCTCTTTCATATCACATGGCCTTATTTACGCAGATTCGCTTCTCTCCGCCAATAAGCCGGTTGAAGGCCGAACATGGCAAGCGTGGCGCTGCGTTCTGAAATCCCATTGGTTTCTAAGGTGTGCGCACTGACTCCCAAGCCAAGATGGTGTAGAGGTTGATTACAGCAGTTATTATACGTTGGTTTAATTCAACCGTGCCGTGTTACCGCGACATCGCGAGGAATAAAACGCGCCAGAAGAGTGCGGTTTTGGACGTGCGTGGGAGCGGAGCTGTCAGATTCGACAGGCCAGAGAGGCAAAACCTCCGAAAGTGAAGTCTGCATGCAGTCTGTTTAACAATAACGTAAAGATTTACACTCTATATACTTACGACATCAGACGTGGAGCAGGTCGCGAATATCGCCACAACCCAGGTGAATAAGGGGAAAGTCGCGTGCACCATGAATCAAACTGGAGCGTCGCTGCTTGTTTTGTTACCCTGTATCAGAAGTGccactaattaaaaaaaaaaaaaaaaaaaaaacgaggtcACTGGGTCAGGGGTCGCATAATGACTCACGTCCTTGTGTCACCATCGGCGTTTACGGGGAAGAGGGAAGAGGAATCACAAGCTCGTTCATTAAGCACACATCATTAGGCCAGCGGCAAACAGATAGCTCAGCATCTAATAATCTATTAACGTACATGGATTAATTAATACCGAAGCGGCGGGGGCGGAGTTAGCGGCGAACTAGCTGTGGCAATGCGGCGGAGGAATCTCCTTCTGTCCAGAGCGGCCCGTTCGAAAGTCTCACAATCGTTCACGCTCGTCCTTCCCGCAGCCCTCGCAGGGCgaagtttttcatttttaattggccCGATGGCTGCACCCCCTTTGCGGTTTACTTATGGTCCCTTGCAAAACAGCCCATAAACACTGAGGCGATTATTCCTGCCATTAATCTGCGGCTCGAGTCttggcagaaaaataaaatgcaatgaaaTTACACTTCACTAATTACTGTCCCTCCTCGACAGTGCCCGCATCGGCTTTCCCCTCAACCGACCCTTCCCAGCCCCGCCCATCTCCGAATCAAAACAACGAAAAAGGGAACCGAGATCAGCATTGTGTTCGCAAGTCCGGCCAGCTGATCCCTGCATGGGGCTGTACCAGCCTGACCCCTGCGGCGAGGGGGGGTGGGGCTACACAAGCAGACCATTATTCGGAGTGCTTGCCCATGGCTGCGCCGCAGtacactttttaaaagcagCGTCAAATTTCGCAGGGAGGGAGAGTAAAGTCAGGAGCTTGTGGTTGCTCAAGTAGTTTAACACACCTTgtagatctaaaaaaaaaaattcgacTTAATTCAGTCAAGAATAACAGCTTTTGGTGACCACAAGTGCATCATTTGTTCTTTTGCATTCAATTGACAATCCAAAATCTGAAAATTACATTtggaaatgtataaataaaggttgcttcttcatttttttatttttattaaaaaaaaattaagcaaatgaaaaattatCACACCGAACACGGgcttattaataacatttttttttttcaagaaccATGCGTCTGTTTTGGGACCAAAAGATAACACACAAGTGTTTATACTTCAAAGTGCCAAGTGGCCAAGTGCAGCCCAGACTACCCCGGCAAGATATTCATGCGATCGCATTACAAACTTTCTTGGTGCTTGTAGTTAGTAAACTGTCAACTTATGATATCATCTCCAAATATGAACACTTTTATAGCACATGTATTATGCAGTTTCTATTAcatgatagtgtgtgtgtgtgtgtgtgtgtgtgtgtgtgtgtgtgtgtgtgtgtgtgtgtgtgtgtgtgtgagagagagagactgcagaCAGACTGTTTGGTGACACTGCTGCCTCCTCCAAACCAGAAGGCCTTACGATAGTTGATCTGCTGGTGGCCTGCATTACTGGGgcaggtttataaaaaaagaaaataaaaaataaatgtgcgaGTTTGAGGTAAGTAGGTCAGCCCTGGATGAGgccatgaaaaatgcatgagaGCAAATGAAACTAATGGCGCTGTGTTAGGGAAAACTAGACCTGGCACCCACAGGAGAAGCGGGATATGAcctcaagcaaaaaaaaaagacttaactATATACAAACAagtcaaaagcacaaaaactgtCAAGTCTGGGCACAATCTGCCAGACATAAGTAATTCAGACTGCAGCAGCAGTATTCCCTGCTCAGATCAATACCGCAGCGACTGAAGGGGGAATGGGACACCCACGTTGGAAGGGAATCCTGCAGTGAACCTTTGCCCAGTCATTTATGTGGACAACCAGGCCGATTAAAAGCAGTTAAAAACAAGACCACTGCTGATTAAACGACATTTTGAGCTTCAGAAAACGGTACATAACATTCTTTTCCCTTTCGATTCACTTTTCATGTATTGCTGATGATTGTAAAAAAGTAATCTCCCCGTCCCTGTAGGCATAACTTCACCCACACCAATACACTTTCATTTATGACCTAAAGAACACACATTATGGATGTAGATACACAAATAATTTTTGAATTTTAGATTTTTGAAAAACCGAGGAACGGAGCTCAGGTTAGATGTAAAGGCAagactttaaaaaataattgtattaacCTTTCTCCTGGTTGTAACCAGttattaattatataataatatcatGCTAACCCCAAAAATCCTAATGTCAGTCTTGGCAAGATCTACAAGAAAACATCCTATTTATCTTTTAATTTCTAACCGTCTGGCCACAAAGATTTTCggactagaataataaacgcgttctgAATTGGGAATTGTGCGCGAGTAACCCGTAGATCCCActgagccaagccatatgtaaAACCATGCTGAAAGGAAAGCCCTACGAACATCGGGTGTGTGCGCTCAACTTTGTCCCACCCTTCCGTTTTTCAACCAATACGCCATATTGTGCGGAATATGTGGTTTCTGTGCATTGCGTGGTCTTAGCGTGGCGGCCTTCAATGCAAGACTTGGGTTTCTTGCCTCTTTCCTGGTTTTCCCAGATTTTGCCCACCCCCGTTGGCAGCACCACCACGTCAGACATGTCACATCGTGACACTAGCTTTGATGGTAAGTAGCAGGGGGCAAAACCCAGTTGCAACACCAGAATAAATGGTCTGTTCCACTGACAGAAGAAACCTAAAACTGCAAACATCCATTAGTTCCAGTGGACAGCTGACTAAATGACATTCCGAGTCCAAAATCTTAATTGTCCAATGACATGCGGTATCAAATCACGCGGCAAGATTAAGAAACAAAGTCACCATACAAAGACTGATGATGGCAATCtctggtttccatggaaacgacgttttttttttagcatgcaACACTTTCTGTCCTAATTGCtgactatcttttaaaaaaaaaatagcaaatttattcatttaaaatgcaggTGCTCGGGCGGCGTCGCCAAAATTATCCGCAAGTGATGGAGCGACGCCGGCAAATGACAAATCCTC
The Denticeps clupeoides chromosome 15, fDenClu1.1, whole genome shotgun sequence DNA segment above includes these coding regions:
- the nck2b gene encoding cytoplasmic protein NCK2b isoform X1, with product MTEEVIVIAKWDYTAQQDQELDIRKNERLWLLDDSKTWWRVRNASNKTGYVPSNYVERKNSLKKGSLVKNLKDTLGLGKTKRKTSTRDASPTPSTDAEYPSNGGGGSGGAERIYDLDVPALVKFAYAADREDELTLVKGTRVVVMEKCSDGWWRGSYAGQVGWFPSNYVQEEGGEEAAGEHQLAGKYPGTQRLPRGMGLSNGSRGPTVLHTVQTLYPFSSVTDEELNFEKGETMEVLEKPENDPEWWKCKNSRGQVGLVPKNYVVVLSDGPAPGGPSHHTQHIGETYTGPSRTGKFAGKDWYYGNITRHQAECALNERGVGGDFLVRDSESSPSDFSVSLKAAGKNKHFKVQLSEGVYCIGQRRFSTMDELVEHYKKAPIFTSEQGDKLYLVKPLHRRRVRKDEKKGLH
- the nck2b gene encoding cytoplasmic protein NCK2b isoform X2, whose translation is MTEEVIVIAKWDYTAQQDQELDIRKNERLWLLDDSKTWWRVRNASNKTGYVPSNYVERKNSLKKGSLVKNLKDTLGLGKTKRKTSTRDASPTPSTDAEYPSNGGGGSGGAERIYDLDVPALVKFAYAADREDELTLVKGTRVVVMEKCSDGWWRGSYAGQVGWFPSNYVQEEGGEEAAGEHQLAGKYPGTQRLPRGMGLSNGSRGPTVLHTVQTLYPFSSVTDEELNFEKGETMEVLEKPENDPEWWKCKNSRGQVGLVPKNYVVVLSDGPAPGGPSHHTQHIGETYTGPSRTGKFAGKDWYYGNITRHQAECALNERGVGGDFLVRDSESSPSDFSVSLKAAGKNKHFKVQLSEGVYCIGQRRFSTMDELVEHYKKAPIFTSEQGDKLYLVKPLQ